The following are encoded together in the Bradysia coprophila strain Holo2 unplaced genomic scaffold, BU_Bcop_v1 contig_94, whole genome shotgun sequence genome:
- the LOC119085076 gene encoding E3 ubiquitin-protein ligase NRDP1-like, whose protein sequence is MGFESAKFIGKIDEEFMCTICTQVLENPVQSSCEHIFCHACINEWLAKVKTCPVCRDTITKNVEPVARYFRNLLNKLELKCDFASLGCKSVLKLEDFKDHIAGRCVYNPNMEIACDKGCNITIRRHEYEASDCISHLSNALKQLQHTQNEQTKIVNSLRWQICYNMNISVNEPNILEYGQWNDDADDLALVQSMRPLARNNTSFKIEILNGGDSNIMVMGLTGKGYPINMQPGWHSGSIGFRSDGKLFNGSRTGNAFGSTWESGDIIECGLQTCLPARILSSYQTFEVYFSKNELILGSTLVRTLEVEIFPTLGLQSKGSKVRYIDS, encoded by the exons ATGGGTTTCGAATCGGCAAAATTCATTGGTAAAATAGACGAGGAATTCATGTGTACAATTTGCACTCAAGTTTTGGAAAATCCTGTCCAGTCATCGTGTGAgcacatattttgccatgcaTGCATCAACGAATGGCTAGCAAAAGTGAAAACTTGCCCCGTATGCCGTGATACTATAACCAAGAATGTAGAACCGGTTGCGAGATATTTTCGTAATCTTCTCAATAAATTGGAGCTtaaatgtgactttg CATCATTGGGATGCAAAAGCGTTCTCAAATTGGAGGATTTTAAAGATCACATCGCTGGTCGCTGTGTATACAATCCCAATATGGAAATAGCATGTGACAAGGGCTGTAACATAACAATTCGTCGACATGAATATGAAGCGAGCGACTGCATTTCACACTTATCGAATGCATTAAAGCAACTCCAACATACGCAAAATGAACAGACGAAAATCGTAAATTCACTGCGATGGCAGATTTGCTACAATATGAACATTTCCGTAAACGAACCAAATATTTTAGAGTATGGACAATGGAACGACGACGCAGACGACCTAGCATTGGTACAATCGATGCGTCCTCTGGCACGGAACAATACAtcgtttaaaattgaaattttgaatgggGGTGACAGCAACATTATGGTAATGGGACTCACTGGTAAGGGTTATCCGATAAACATGCAGCCTGGATGGCACAGTGGATCTATTGGCTTTCGTAGTGATGGCAAATTATTCAATGGAAGTAGGACTGGCAACGCATTTGGATCGACATGGGAAAGTGGTGACATCATCGAATGTGGACTACAAACGTGTCTTCCAGCTCGTATTCTTAGCTCATATCAAACTTTTGAAGTGTACTTTTCCAAAAATGAACTAATACTTGGATCAACATTGGTAAGAACGCTTGAGGTTGAAATTTTTCCGACACTTGGCCTACAAAGTAAAGGTAGCAAAGTTAGATATATCGACAGTTAA